Proteins encoded together in one Bombiscardovia nodaiensis window:
- the gluC gene encoding ABC transporter permease, translating into MKAIMELFRDYNIPAAFLVNIELTLWAALFSLVLGIVLVIMRISPVSSMRLVASAFVEFFQNMPLTIIMVFMVLGAFAQLKLSFSSNFDLNFFWLAVVGLSLYTSAFVCESLRSGINTVPLGQAEAARALGLSFTQSATQIILPQAFRGAVAPLGNTLIALLKNSTVAAAASVATESSSLMSEMIEYHANSIVAIFMIFALGYVILVLPIGAITTFLSNKLAVRR; encoded by the coding sequence ATGAAGGCCATTATGGAGCTCTTCCGGGACTACAATATTCCCGCCGCATTTTTAGTCAACATTGAGTTGACCCTGTGGGCGGCCCTGTTCTCACTGGTCTTGGGCATTGTGCTCGTTATTATGCGCATCTCGCCGGTCTCTTCCATGCGACTGGTTGCCTCGGCTTTTGTGGAGTTCTTCCAGAACATGCCGCTGACCATCATCATGGTGTTTATGGTCTTGGGGGCTTTCGCCCAGCTCAAGTTGAGCTTTTCGAGCAACTTTGACCTGAACTTCTTCTGGCTGGCTGTCGTGGGCCTGTCCCTGTACACGTCGGCTTTCGTGTGCGAGTCCCTGCGCTCCGGCATCAACACGGTGCCTTTAGGTCAGGCGGAGGCTGCCAGGGCCCTGGGCCTGAGTTTTACTCAGTCGGCTACGCAGATTATCCTGCCTCAAGCTTTCCGCGGTGCTGTAGCTCCTCTGGGCAACACGCTCATAGCCCTTTTGAAGAATTCTACGGTCGCCGCCGCAGCTTCTGTGGCCACTGAATCCTCTTCGCTCATGAGCGAGATGATTGAGTACCATGCCAACTCGATTGTGGCCATTTTTATGATTTTCGCCCTAGGATACGTTATTTTGGTCTTGCCCATTGGCGCCATCACAACCTTCCTGTCGAACAAACTCGCTGTGAGGAGGTGA
- a CDS encoding sugar ABC transporter permease — protein sequence MTSTSLKATASSAPVRAQRRFNWRKCGRIVIAVLFCIVWFFPVYWMVITAFKPRNEVMTKNPVFIPSHWSVENFHTAIFQTQFFTNLKNSAIITFVAVVVSILFAFLACAALTLYRFRGRRTIMVMILAMQMIPGTAMLIPQFIVFNQFGLLNKYIGLILAYIALVLPFSIWNMRGFFLSIPSSIFESARVEGASEWQILRRITFPLVAPGVVSTSVFAFITAWNDYLTAYTFMKDETKYTLPVWLASFTTPAGTDFGSQMAASVLFSLPVVIFFMVIEGNIAKGATTGSVK from the coding sequence ATGACTTCTACAAGTTTAAAAGCCACAGCCAGCTCAGCCCCTGTCCGCGCACAAAGGCGTTTCAACTGGCGAAAATGCGGCCGCATAGTCATCGCCGTGCTCTTCTGCATCGTCTGGTTCTTCCCGGTCTATTGGATGGTCATCACGGCCTTCAAGCCCCGCAACGAAGTCATGACCAAAAACCCTGTCTTTATCCCCAGCCACTGGTCGGTGGAGAACTTCCATACGGCCATCTTCCAGACGCAGTTCTTCACCAACTTGAAGAACTCGGCCATTATCACCTTCGTCGCAGTGGTGGTCTCCATTCTCTTCGCCTTCCTGGCCTGCGCCGCACTCACCCTCTACCGGTTTAGGGGTCGGCGGACCATTATGGTGATGATTCTGGCCATGCAGATGATTCCCGGCACTGCCATGCTGATTCCCCAGTTCATCGTCTTCAACCAGTTCGGCTTGCTCAACAAGTACATCGGCCTGATTTTGGCCTATATCGCTCTCGTTCTGCCCTTCTCTATATGGAACATGCGAGGCTTCTTCCTCTCCATCCCCTCCTCAATCTTTGAGTCGGCCCGCGTGGAAGGTGCCTCGGAATGGCAGATCCTGCGACGCATCACCTTCCCTCTGGTGGCACCAGGCGTCGTGTCCACCTCGGTCTTCGCCTTCATCACAGCCTGGAACGACTACCTGACTGCCTACACGTTCATGAAGGATGAAACCAAATACACCCTTCCCGTCTGGCTTGCCTCCTTCACCACCCCAGCTGGCACCGACTTCGGTTCGCAGATGGCAGCCTCGGTGCTCTTCTCCCTGCCCGTCGTCATCTTCTTTATGGTGATTGAAGGCAACATTGCCAAGGGCGCTACCACGGGCTCAGTAAAGTAA
- a CDS encoding sugar ABC transporter substrate-binding protein — translation MGGGASNNKGASGDSNGAGKTVTIWAMKGDYTDETLAAINKAFEKKTGAKVKLQIQQWNNIGTKVTTALSTDTPPDIIDMGNTQVAGYAASGGLMDLTSNKSELTGGNTWVKGLEDPATIDGKLYGVPAFAAARAVIYNKKVWNDAGVTSEPKNWDEFTADLDKIAAKNASNADFVPFYLPGQYWYSALQFIWDAGGEVAVQKGGSWKGSTSSAESVKGMDQWKAFQNKYSSKASQTVDTLDPSMDQFLADSKTGAILSNSASIVAAKSANKDLKDDDLGTFPMPGQSGKNQTSMVAGSDWAIAAKSKNQKLALEWVKIAASDSVQQEWVFKHDGWLPNSVEGLDKAMNSADFPQVQKGFFEAAKVSKTTPGSPNWATVEGDKSINEFTQSIATGDSSTKDAAQKFDAHLDEVFAKKN, via the coding sequence ATGGGAGGAGGGGCGTCAAACAATAAAGGCGCCTCCGGTGACAGCAACGGCGCAGGAAAGACCGTCACCATCTGGGCCATGAAAGGCGACTACACCGACGAGACACTGGCAGCCATCAACAAAGCCTTCGAAAAGAAGACCGGCGCCAAGGTCAAGTTGCAAATCCAGCAGTGGAACAACATTGGCACCAAGGTAACGACAGCCCTGTCCACCGACACGCCGCCCGACATTATCGATATGGGCAACACGCAGGTAGCTGGATACGCTGCCTCCGGTGGTCTGATGGATTTGACCAGCAACAAGAGCGAATTGACTGGCGGCAACACCTGGGTGAAAGGCTTGGAAGACCCGGCCACCATCGATGGCAAGCTCTACGGCGTGCCCGCTTTCGCTGCAGCCCGTGCGGTCATCTACAACAAAAAAGTGTGGAATGACGCGGGCGTGACCAGCGAGCCCAAGAACTGGGACGAGTTCACGGCCGACCTCGACAAGATCGCCGCCAAGAACGCCTCCAACGCCGATTTCGTACCCTTCTACCTGCCTGGCCAGTACTGGTACTCAGCCCTGCAGTTCATCTGGGACGCTGGTGGCGAAGTGGCCGTGCAAAAGGGCGGCAGCTGGAAAGGCTCCACCTCTAGCGCTGAATCCGTCAAGGGTATGGACCAGTGGAAAGCCTTCCAAAACAAGTACTCATCCAAGGCCTCACAGACCGTCGACACACTCGACCCCTCGATGGATCAATTCCTGGCCGACAGCAAGACCGGCGCAATCTTGAGCAATTCCGCCTCCATCGTAGCCGCCAAGTCCGCCAACAAGGACTTGAAGGACGACGATCTGGGCACCTTCCCCATGCCCGGCCAATCCGGCAAGAATCAAACCTCCATGGTCGCTGGCTCAGACTGGGCCATCGCTGCCAAGAGCAAGAACCAAAAGCTGGCCCTGGAATGGGTCAAGATCGCGGCCAGCGACAGCGTCCAGCAGGAGTGGGTCTTTAAGCACGACGGCTGGCTGCCCAACTCCGTTGAAGGACTCGACAAAGCTATGAATTCTGCCGACTTCCCCCAGGTGCAGAAGGGCTTCTTCGAGGCAGCTAAGGTCTCCAAGACCACGCCAGGCTCCCCCAACTGGGCCACGGTCGAAGGCGACAAGTCCATCAACGAGTTCACCCAGTCCATCGCCACTGGCGACTCCTCCACCAAAGACGCCGCACAGAAGTTCGACGCCCACCTCGACGAAGTGTTCGCCAAGAAGAACTGA
- the gluB_2 gene encoding glutamate ABC transporter substrate-binding protein, giving the protein MHVNEANMTSMTWRESAGGRGLRVWWKTLLAALCAFACMFSLAACGSDKEAGKIRIGIKFDQPGLGFKKSGTYVGFDVDVAKYIAKKLGYSEANIIWKEAPSKQREAMLQNGDVDLVIATYSMNAARKKAVTFAGPYFVAGQDLMVRKGDTAIKGPDDLDGKRLCSVTGSTSAVTIKERYSSKVQLMQQPGYAECATALFSGIVDAVTTDDIILAGLASASRGRLTVLGKPFTQESYGVGIKKGDHALARKVDDAIRQMEADGSWQRAVQENTRGTSFKPDPKYNPPVPTEGEQS; this is encoded by the coding sequence ATGCATGTGAATGAGGCAAATATGACAAGCATGACCTGGCGGGAGAGTGCAGGAGGCCGGGGGCTGCGGGTCTGGTGGAAGACCCTTCTAGCTGCCCTGTGCGCCTTCGCCTGCATGTTTTCGCTCGCGGCCTGCGGCTCCGACAAGGAGGCAGGCAAGATTCGTATCGGCATTAAATTTGACCAGCCGGGCCTGGGCTTCAAAAAGTCGGGCACCTACGTGGGCTTTGACGTGGATGTGGCCAAATATATAGCAAAAAAACTGGGCTATTCCGAGGCAAACATCATCTGGAAGGAGGCGCCTTCTAAGCAGCGTGAAGCTATGCTGCAAAATGGTGATGTGGACCTGGTAATTGCCACCTACTCTATGAACGCCGCTCGTAAGAAAGCCGTGACCTTTGCTGGCCCCTATTTCGTGGCTGGACAGGACCTGATGGTGCGCAAAGGAGACACGGCTATCAAAGGACCTGACGATTTGGACGGCAAGCGCTTGTGCTCGGTGACCGGCTCAACTTCGGCGGTCACGATTAAGGAGCGCTACTCGTCCAAAGTGCAGCTCATGCAGCAGCCGGGCTACGCCGAATGCGCCACTGCGCTCTTCTCAGGTATTGTGGATGCGGTCACCACAGACGACATCATTTTGGCCGGTCTCGCTTCGGCCTCGAGGGGCCGACTGACCGTTTTAGGCAAGCCCTTCACCCAGGAGTCCTACGGGGTGGGCATTAAGAAGGGCGACCATGCGCTGGCCCGAAAAGTGGATGATGCCATACGGCAGATGGAAGCGGACGGCTCCTGGCAGCGAGCCGTGCAGGAGAATACGAGGGGCACGAGCTTCAAGCCCGACCCTAAGTACAATCCGCCGGTGCCTACAGAGGGGGAACAGTCATGA
- a CDS encoding sugar ABC transporter permease yields MTFESASVPASRTSAGAPQPGGSALHTRKSRRQSSLKNYNKIAALLLTPTGIILIALVIVPIIFLIFTSFTDFNQKSLFTGEFNVKGFEQYATVLSDGSFWAALLRTFIFTAALVLGSMLIGMGVAQMMAKLGTFMRYLVTFVLIFAWAMPNVASSFVWNWLFQPGYGVINWLLTRLHIFGNVSDLAWSNNTSLAFVCIWLLVVWQAVPYIAITLYAATSQLDPSSIEAAQIDGAGPICTYWQIIVPLIFPSILVVAMLSIIWDFNVFNQIWLVSQGGPHGSTSTIGVFTYKKAFINFDIAQGAAISVITVVLLLALTAVYVRNLLKSGEDL; encoded by the coding sequence ATGACATTTGAATCCGCATCTGTGCCTGCCTCTCGCACCAGCGCCGGGGCCCCTCAGCCCGGCGGCTCCGCCCTCCACACCCGAAAGAGCAGACGCCAGAGCAGCCTGAAAAACTACAATAAAATTGCTGCCCTCCTACTCACCCCCACCGGCATAATCTTGATAGCGCTGGTGATTGTCCCCATCATCTTCCTGATTTTCACCTCCTTCACCGACTTTAATCAAAAGTCTCTCTTCACCGGCGAGTTCAACGTCAAAGGCTTTGAGCAGTACGCCACAGTGCTCTCCGACGGCAGCTTCTGGGCCGCCCTCCTGCGCACGTTCATCTTCACCGCAGCCCTGGTACTCGGCTCCATGCTCATCGGCATGGGCGTGGCGCAGATGATGGCCAAATTAGGCACCTTCATGCGTTACCTGGTAACGTTCGTGCTGATTTTCGCCTGGGCCATGCCCAACGTGGCCTCCTCCTTCGTCTGGAACTGGCTCTTCCAGCCCGGCTACGGCGTGATTAACTGGCTTTTGACCCGCCTGCACATCTTTGGCAATGTGAGCGACCTGGCCTGGTCCAACAACACTAGCCTGGCCTTCGTCTGCATCTGGCTGCTCGTGGTCTGGCAGGCTGTCCCCTACATCGCCATCACCCTCTATGCAGCCACCAGCCAGCTGGACCCTTCCAGCATCGAAGCCGCGCAGATTGACGGAGCGGGCCCCATTTGCACCTACTGGCAGATTATAGTGCCGCTGATTTTCCCCTCCATCCTCGTGGTGGCCATGCTCTCCATTATTTGGGATTTCAACGTCTTCAACCAGATTTGGCTGGTCTCCCAGGGAGGCCCCCACGGCTCGACTTCCACCATCGGAGTCTTTACCTACAAGAAGGCCTTTATCAACTTCGATATTGCCCAGGGCGCTGCTATCTCGGTCATCACCGTGGTACTGCTGCTGGCCCTGACTGCCGTATACGTTCGCAATCTCCTGAAATCAGGTGAGGATCTATGA
- the gluD gene encoding ABC transporter permease → MAASRNESSLLFDQPGPKGRAKIRIANWIAGMVFALVVVLILLRLHNPPDGENQLSWELWKPALDSEAWSDFYLPGLWLTIKASVVAVIGSVLFGFIFGLGRLLPSIILRTISGVIVEFCRAVPVLMLMIFFWRWFAFSGISEASYWAVVVSLVLYNGSVVAELIRSGVGNLPGGQREASLALGLTQTQSLMQIEVPQAVYAMLPAAVTQLVVVLKDTALGSIIMYTDLLQESRRLGSMYFNILQTLLVASVIYFIVCAVLSKLARILPERMQKRTAAPTAPVDVETVAPLAIMDASNINQIAVAKEVDQDRYGGAPLQYHVHHRGSNASIRQWRQTRYLQGYDETHPESQVDPRTHDIPEFLRIHPGKGEHEGRGKAGRSAHTDGQGSQDGKGSKGKPNGHGAEQPKDQED, encoded by the coding sequence GTGGCAGCATCTCGCAATGAAAGTTCCCTGCTCTTTGACCAACCGGGGCCCAAGGGTCGCGCCAAAATTCGTATAGCGAATTGGATAGCAGGTATGGTGTTTGCGCTCGTGGTGGTCCTGATTCTGCTGCGCTTGCACAATCCGCCGGACGGGGAAAACCAGCTCTCCTGGGAGCTGTGGAAGCCCGCACTTGACTCTGAGGCTTGGAGCGACTTTTACCTGCCCGGCCTGTGGCTGACCATCAAAGCGTCGGTTGTAGCCGTGATTGGCTCGGTACTGTTCGGGTTTATCTTCGGCTTAGGGCGTCTCCTGCCGAGCATTATCCTACGGACCATTTCGGGTGTCATCGTAGAGTTTTGCAGGGCTGTCCCTGTGCTCATGCTGATGATTTTCTTCTGGCGGTGGTTCGCTTTCTCGGGCATCTCAGAGGCCTCTTACTGGGCTGTCGTGGTGTCGCTGGTGCTTTACAACGGCTCTGTGGTAGCTGAGCTCATTCGCTCCGGCGTGGGCAACCTGCCTGGCGGCCAGAGGGAGGCTTCCCTAGCCCTAGGGCTCACGCAGACACAGTCGCTCATGCAGATAGAGGTTCCGCAGGCTGTCTACGCTATGCTGCCCGCAGCAGTGACCCAGTTGGTGGTGGTTTTGAAGGACACGGCCTTGGGCTCGATTATTATGTACACGGACTTGCTCCAGGAGTCCAGACGCTTGGGGTCCATGTATTTCAATATTTTGCAGACCCTGCTGGTGGCGTCGGTCATCTACTTCATTGTCTGTGCAGTCCTGTCGAAGTTGGCTCGCATCCTGCCTGAACGCATGCAGAAGCGTACTGCGGCACCCACGGCTCCAGTCGACGTGGAGACCGTAGCTCCGCTGGCCATTATGGATGCGTCCAACATCAATCAGATTGCCGTGGCCAAGGAAGTCGATCAGGATCGCTACGGCGGCGCCCCCCTCCAGTACCATGTGCACCACCGGGGTTCCAACGCATCCATCCGCCAGTGGCGGCAGACCCGCTACCTGCAGGGATACGACGAGACCCATCCCGAGTCGCAGGTGGATCCACGTACCCACGACATCCCCGAATTCCTGCGCATTCACCCAGGCAAGGGCGAGCACGAAGGACGAGGTAAGGCAGGCCGCTCAGCACATACCGACGGCCAAGGCAGCCAAGACGGTAAGGGCAGCAAAGGCAAGCCAAATGGACACGGGGCTGAGCAGCCGAAAGACCAGGAAGACTGA
- the gluA gene encoding glutamate ABC transporter ATP-binding protein gives MSESQLSSQAVVSTINKPPATDRPLVELSHVEKHYGRLHVLKDINIQVCQGEVLVVVGPSGSGKSTMCRTINRLESIDSGVIRIDGELLPEEGKDLARLRAEVGMVFQSFNLFANKTILENVTLAPMKVRHMDKKDAEDFAMDLLARVGVESQASKMPSQLSGGQQQRVAIARALAMKPKIMLFDEPTSALDPEMVNEVLDVMIELAKEGMTMICVTHEMGFARRAADRIVFMADGRILEEGKPDQFFDHPKSERAQEFLSKILTH, from the coding sequence CAGCTATCATCTCAAGCGGTAGTATCGACCATCAACAAACCACCCGCTACTGACAGACCCCTGGTGGAACTGTCGCATGTGGAGAAGCACTATGGGCGCTTGCACGTTTTAAAAGACATCAACATTCAGGTGTGCCAAGGCGAGGTTTTAGTCGTGGTAGGGCCGTCAGGCTCTGGTAAGTCGACCATGTGCCGCACTATCAACCGTTTGGAGTCTATTGACTCAGGGGTCATCCGTATTGACGGTGAACTCCTGCCCGAGGAGGGCAAGGATCTGGCGCGGTTGCGCGCTGAAGTGGGCATGGTCTTCCAGTCCTTCAACCTCTTCGCCAACAAGACGATCTTGGAGAATGTGACGCTGGCGCCGATGAAAGTGCGCCATATGGACAAGAAGGATGCCGAAGATTTCGCCATGGATCTGCTAGCCCGGGTAGGTGTTGAGTCCCAGGCTTCTAAGATGCCCTCCCAGCTCTCCGGCGGCCAGCAGCAGCGCGTAGCCATTGCGCGTGCCCTGGCCATGAAGCCGAAGATTATGCTCTTCGACGAACCTACTTCGGCCCTGGACCCTGAGATGGTCAACGAGGTGCTGGACGTGATGATTGAGCTGGCCAAGGAGGGGATGACTATGATTTGCGTCACCCATGAGATGGGCTTTGCCCGCCGGGCAGCTGACCGCATTGTCTTTATGGCGGATGGTCGGATTTTGGAAGAAGGCAAGCCTGACCAGTTCTTCGACCACCCCAAGAGCGAACGTGCTCAAGAGTTCCTTTCCAAGATCCTCACCCACTAG
- a CDS encoding N-acetyl-beta-hexosaminidase, with protein MTTPTDQRQTPTPHATPDPGAEQLALIPIPQQVSMESGHRLMPANGRISYRGPRAVDHMGRISFLSAQLAQEIREQTGLTWSSAQGARWSAWIELNIDPSLSPQAYKLRIKQGSPAVSVCGGDWEGLRYGVQTLRQIIRQRGALLPCLQIEDQPVMPVRSYSLDVTRGRVPTMAWLKAWVDKLAFYKYNQLQLYVEHTFGFDGLSESWRGTSPLQPQDILELDTYCLQQGIELVPSLSTFGHHYMTLRTRSWRALGEFPEQADRPYSFIERQEHHTLNVTDPKAFEFSCSIIDSYAQLFSSRKFNIGGDETFDLGKGQSKQRAQEVGADKLYADYLVSLCDHLTEQGREPMFWGDIAVSMPGVLDRLPKDFPLLNWLYAPDIDDSKVKLVAQTGLPQYVCSAVQAWNGLLPKVHDAWSNISRLDRFGQQYAAVGAMVTDWGDYGHINDPVMSIPGLVYGAQYAWQPDGPDFDQMNVLISRLEYGDQSGRYLDALSRASQAVSFGWNDMVTYAELNNGQGQVNTDVSDFLASVHGSTAWPTQATTPLAQARKHYLELCLQHLQETRATNDLLLQASADLARAAASSTRPGYENSHAQLLACQGQFLFNELGLSLAQRAGLVTSAEAESAPKPTELAGQLESWFEQYRARWRQTSRESELRRISAVVWAFADLLRQ; from the coding sequence ATGACCACACCAACAGATCAGCGGCAGACACCCACCCCCCACGCGACCCCAGACCCCGGAGCAGAGCAGCTAGCACTCATTCCCATCCCCCAGCAGGTGAGCATGGAAAGCGGCCACCGGCTCATGCCAGCCAATGGGCGCATCAGCTACCGGGGACCACGAGCAGTAGACCACATGGGCCGCATATCCTTCCTCTCAGCCCAGCTCGCCCAAGAGATACGCGAACAAACTGGCTTGACCTGGAGTTCCGCCCAAGGCGCTCGTTGGTCTGCCTGGATAGAGCTCAATATTGACCCCAGCTTGAGTCCCCAAGCCTATAAGCTGCGCATCAAGCAGGGTTCGCCCGCTGTCAGCGTCTGTGGAGGCGACTGGGAAGGCCTGCGCTACGGAGTACAGACCCTGCGCCAGATTATCCGGCAACGAGGGGCCCTCCTGCCCTGCTTGCAGATTGAGGACCAACCGGTCATGCCCGTGCGCTCCTACAGCTTAGACGTAACGCGCGGCCGGGTACCCACCATGGCCTGGCTCAAAGCCTGGGTTGATAAGCTCGCCTTCTATAAGTACAACCAGCTCCAGCTCTACGTGGAGCACACCTTCGGCTTCGATGGGCTGAGCGAGTCTTGGAGGGGCACCTCTCCCCTACAGCCCCAAGACATTCTCGAGCTCGACACCTACTGCCTCCAGCAAGGTATTGAACTGGTTCCCTCCCTGTCCACCTTCGGCCACCACTATATGACCCTGCGCACCCGCTCCTGGCGGGCCCTGGGCGAGTTCCCCGAGCAAGCTGACCGACCCTACTCCTTCATTGAGCGCCAGGAGCACCACACCCTCAACGTGACTGACCCCAAGGCCTTCGAGTTTTCTTGCTCCATCATCGACTCCTACGCCCAGCTCTTCTCCAGCCGCAAGTTCAACATCGGCGGCGACGAGACTTTCGACCTAGGCAAGGGGCAATCCAAGCAACGGGCGCAGGAGGTAGGTGCCGACAAGCTCTACGCCGACTATCTGGTGAGCCTGTGCGATCACCTGACCGAGCAGGGCCGCGAACCCATGTTCTGGGGCGATATTGCCGTATCCATGCCCGGCGTGCTGGACCGCCTGCCCAAGGACTTCCCCCTGCTCAACTGGCTCTACGCGCCAGACATTGATGACAGCAAGGTCAAGCTCGTGGCCCAGACCGGGCTGCCACAATACGTGTGCTCAGCCGTTCAGGCCTGGAATGGCCTGCTACCCAAGGTCCACGACGCCTGGAGTAACATCAGCCGCCTGGACCGCTTCGGACAGCAATACGCCGCGGTGGGAGCCATGGTGACCGACTGGGGCGACTACGGGCATATCAACGATCCCGTTATGAGCATACCCGGTCTAGTCTATGGCGCCCAGTACGCCTGGCAGCCCGATGGGCCTGACTTCGATCAGATGAATGTACTCATCTCGCGCTTGGAATACGGCGACCAGAGCGGCAGGTACCTGGATGCCCTCTCCCGGGCCAGCCAAGCCGTCAGCTTCGGCTGGAACGACATGGTCACATACGCGGAGCTCAACAACGGCCAGGGTCAGGTCAACACCGATGTGAGCGACTTCCTAGCCTCGGTGCACGGCAGCACAGCCTGGCCCACTCAGGCCACAACTCCCCTAGCGCAAGCCCGCAAGCATTATCTGGAGCTGTGCCTGCAGCACCTGCAAGAGACGAGGGCCACCAACGACCTCCTTCTCCAGGCGAGTGCTGACCTGGCAAGAGCTGCCGCTTCGAGCACCCGTCCTGGCTATGAAAACTCTCACGCCCAGCTCCTGGCCTGCCAGGGACAGTTCCTCTTCAATGAGCTAGGGCTGAGCCTGGCCCAGCGTGCGGGGCTGGTCACAAGCGCTGAAGCCGAGTCTGCGCCAAAGCCAACTGAGTTGGCCGGACAGCTGGAGAGCTGGTTCGAGCAGTACCGGGCCCGCTGGCGGCAGACCAGCCGTGAGTCTGAACTCAGGCGTATTTCAGCGGTCGTTTGGGCTTTCGCCGACCTCCTGCGCCAGTAG
- the xylR gene encoding ROK family protein, whose protein sequence is MTSSKAVDESEKRAKRAKPRVSSPSDIRKSNRQAVLRALYPDRWLSRADLAKLTGLSKVSVSDVVAELIQDSLLVEGGYKPSSKPGKPAVLVGIEAQGKTVMAVDLSEAGTVKGILCDLKGQIILRAKQDLPQSNPLPLEPIIALCQQLKARAPEPLLGLAVATPGTVNMQGTVLAAPNLGWSDVDLAQILSQQVGLRTYVTNDADSAVFGEHCFAGGPANMILVQIARGVGAGVLIDNRIVRGSHYVAGEIGHVVVDENGIACACGKRGCLETLTSVPFLAGKIAAQPQAREGILAQAGQVLGAALSMPVALTNITDISIAGPSEITDEAMLTALENTINERVHSRFIEHVHVHPAALGNDAAVLGGAACVLRRELGVL, encoded by the coding sequence ATGACGAGCAGCAAGGCCGTCGATGAGAGCGAGAAGCGGGCCAAGCGCGCGAAGCCGCGGGTATCTTCGCCTTCAGATATCCGCAAGAGCAACCGCCAGGCTGTCCTCCGTGCGCTCTACCCCGACCGCTGGCTCTCCCGGGCCGACTTAGCTAAGCTCACCGGCCTGTCGAAAGTCTCGGTCTCAGACGTGGTGGCCGAGCTGATTCAGGACTCCCTCCTGGTAGAAGGGGGCTATAAACCCTCTTCCAAGCCCGGCAAACCGGCTGTCCTGGTAGGGATTGAGGCTCAGGGTAAAACGGTGATGGCCGTTGACCTTTCGGAGGCAGGCACCGTCAAGGGAATCCTGTGCGACTTGAAAGGCCAGATCATACTGAGGGCCAAGCAGGATTTACCCCAGAGCAATCCGCTCCCCCTGGAGCCCATCATCGCCCTGTGTCAGCAGCTCAAAGCTCGCGCCCCCGAACCCCTGCTCGGCCTAGCTGTCGCCACGCCAGGCACCGTCAACATGCAGGGCACCGTTCTGGCAGCACCGAACCTAGGCTGGTCGGACGTGGACCTGGCTCAAATTCTGAGCCAGCAGGTGGGTCTGCGCACCTACGTGACCAACGACGCCGACAGCGCCGTCTTTGGCGAGCACTGTTTCGCCGGAGGGCCCGCGAACATGATCCTGGTGCAGATTGCCCGAGGCGTGGGTGCTGGTGTGCTCATCGACAACCGTATTGTGCGCGGCTCCCACTATGTGGCCGGAGAAATAGGGCATGTGGTGGTCGACGAAAACGGCATTGCCTGTGCCTGCGGCAAGCGCGGCTGCTTGGAAACGCTCACCTCAGTACCCTTCCTGGCGGGCAAAATCGCGGCGCAGCCCCAAGCTCGGGAAGGTATCCTGGCCCAGGCGGGACAGGTTTTGGGAGCAGCGCTCTCCATGCCCGTAGCCTTGACCAACATCACGGACATCAGTATCGCTGGCCCCTCTGAAATTACCGACGAGGCCATGCTCACCGCGCTTGAAAATACAATCAACGAACGGGTCCACTCTCGTTTTATTGAACACGTTCATGTACATCCAGCCGCCCTGGGCAATGACGCGGCAGTCCTCGGCGGTGCCGCTTGCGTACTCAGACGCGAGCTCGGCGTTTTGTAA